The Pseudomonas viciae genomic interval GGGAAAGGTCCATTGGCACGTCACCGCCAAAGGCCATGGCCATCGGCTCGACGATGTGCACCAGCGATAGCTTGGTGTCTCGGCCCTCGCAAAGCGCGAGGGCGCGCTTGACGACGGGATCGCATTCTTCCGTGAGGTCGACGGCAACCAGAACGTGTTCGTAGTACATGGAAAGCACTCCAGGGAATTGCGATACGGTAAGTATGGCTGGTTTCAAGCGCATTGACGGCGACGTGGGTCAATGGTCAATGGGCTCAGCAGAATTCGGGGAGTACGAATATGACGGTCTGGATAGTGGTGTCAATCCTGTTGGTGGTGTTAAGCCCCCTGGCATGGTTGCGGCCGTCCCGTGTTCAGAGCGGCCGCATGGCCTTGCGCATGGAGGCGCGGCGCCTGGGCCTGGCCATGCAACTGGCGCCGCAGGAGTGGCCGCACTGGCTCGGCCAGCAGCCGCCAAACCCCTGCGCGCAGTACCACCGGCCCCGACGCGGCAAGGAGCCAGCGGTCTGGAGCTATTGGCAGACTGCGCCGGGGGTGTGGGTCAACCAGTGGCGAGAAGTCTGCCAGGATGAGGCGTTGCTCAATCATTTCGAAAAATTGCCGGCCAACGTCTACAAGGTCGAAGCCGATCGACAAATGATCGCCTTGTATTGGGGCGAGAAGGGCGAAGCCAGTGTTTTGCAGGACATTTCCAATGTGCTCAAGGCTCTGGCCTGAGGCGTAAAAAAGCCCGACAGTCTCATCGGGCGGGTTGGCCAGGCAGGCCGGTAACCAAAACACCTATCCGGACGTTCGTTCGTAACGTCCTTTGCTCAAGATTTCAATCGTACCCCCGACAGCGTAGTCGCCTGAGTCAGGCTTGCCTGTAATTAGGGCGACTTTTCTAATTATTGATTCTATGAATGACTACCCATGCAGCGCCGTGTTGCGGATCTGTGCGGTACGGAAATGACCGCGAAGTCGCGTTCAAACCCCTTGTTTAGGGCGATTGACAATTGTCGGAAATTCCGTGAAGGTGACGTACCCAAATCAAACGGGCGTATGAATTGAGCGTTTGTATTATCCGAACGCTCCTACAGAACCCCGACTATCGCGTTGACGGGTGTGCCTGGCGGATTGGCGTAGCATCGACGGTAACGTCAATGCCGAACCAGCAGTCAGCGTTCAACGTGTACTGTTCAGCTTCCATATCGTGGAGATCAGTTGATGATTTACGAAGGTAAAGCCATCACGGTTAAGGCTCTTGAAAGTGGCATCGTCGAACTGAAGTTCGATCTCAAGGGTGAGTCCGTCAACAAGTTCAATCGTCTAACCCTGAATGAATTGCGTCAGGCAGTGGACACTATCAAGGCAGATGCTTCGATCAAGGGTGTGATCGTCAGCAGCGGCAAGGACGTCTTCATCGTCGGCGCCGACATCACCGAATTCGTCGATAACTTCAAGCTGCCCGATGCCGAACTGATCGCTGGCAACCTCGAAGCCAACCGTATCTTCAGCGACTTCGAAGACCTCAACGTACCGACCGTCGTGGCCATCAACGGCATCGCCCTGGGTGGCGGCCTGGAAATGTGCCTGGCAGCGGATTACCGCGTCATGTCCACCGTGGCCAAGATCGGCCTGCCGGAAGTCAAGCTGGGCATCTACCCAGGCTTCGGCGGTACCGTGCGCCTGCCGCGCCTGATCGGTGCCGACAACGCCATCGAGTGGATTGCCGCCGGCAAGGAAAACCGCGCTGAAGACGCGCTGAAAATCGGCGCGGTGGATGCCGTGGTCGAGCCTGGCAAACTCCAGGAAGCGGCCCTTGAAACGCTCAAGCGTGCCATCAGCGGCGAGTTCGACTACAAGGCCAAGCGTCAGCCAAAGCTGGACAAGCTCAAGCTCAACGCTATCGAACAAATGATGGCCTTCGAAACCGCCAAGGGTTTCGTTGCAGGCCAGGCCGGGCCGAACTACCCGGCACCGGTTGAAGCGATCAAGACCATCCAGAAAGCCGCGAACTTTGGTCGCGACAAAGCCCTGGAAGTCGAAGCCGCCGGCTTCGTCAAGCTGGCCAAGACCTCGGCTGCGCAAAGCCTGATCGGTCTGTTCCTCAATGACCAGGAACTGAAGAAGAAGGCCAAGGCCTACGATGAAATCGCCCGTGACGTGAAGCAGGCCGCTGTACTCGGCGCCGGCATCATGGGGGGCGGCATCGCCTATCAGTCGGCGTCCAAAGGCACGCCGATCCTGATGAAAGACATCAACGAACACGGCATCGAACAGGGCCTGGCCGAAGCCGCCAAGCTGCTGGTTGGCCGCGTCGATAAAGGTCGCATGACTGCTGCGAAGATGGCCGAAGTGCTCAACGGCATTCGCCCAACCCTGTCCTACGGTGATTTCGGCCATGTCGACCTGGTGGTCGAAGCGGTTGTCGAGAACCCGAAGGTCAAGCAGGCGGTACTGGCTGAAGTCGAAGACAAGGTCAAAGAGGACACCATCCTCGCCTCGAACACCTCGACCATTTCCATTTCGCTGCTGGCCAAGGCCCTCAAGCGTCCGGAAAACTTCGTCGGCATGCACTTCTTCAACCCGGTGCACATGATGCCGCTGGTGGAAGTGATCCGTGGCGAGAAGTCCAGCGAACTGGCCGTTGCCACCACCGTCGCCTACGCCAAGAAAATGGGCAAGAACCCGATCGTCGTCAACGATTGCCCGGGCTTTTTGGTCAACCGCGTGCTGTTCCCGTACTTCGGCGGTTTCGCCAAGCTGGTCAGCGCTGGTGTGGACTTTGTGCGCATCGACAAGGTCATGGAAAAATTCGGCTGGCCGATGGGCCCGGCGTACCTGATGGACGTGGTCGGCATCGACACCGGTCACCACGGTCGCGATGTAATGGCTGAAGGCTTCCCGGACCGCATGAAAGATGACCGTCGTTCGGCTGTCGACGTGCTCTACGAAGCCAAGCGCCTGGGCCAGAAGAACGGCAAGGGCTTCTACGCCTACGAGACCGACAAGCGCGGCAAGCAGAAGAAAGTCGCCGATTCGTCGGTGCTGGAAGTGCTCAAGCCGATCGTCTATGAGCAGCGCGACGTTACCGACGAGGACATCATCAACTGGATGATGATCCCGCTGTGCCTCGAAACCGTGCGTTGCCTGGAAGATGGCATTGTCGAAACCGCCGCCGAAGCCGACATGGGTCTGGTCTACGGTATCGGTTTCCCTCCATTCCGTGGCGGTGCGCTGCGCTACATCGATTCGATCGGTGTGGCCGAGTTCGTTGCCCTGGCTGACCAGTACGCTGATTTGGGCGCGCTGTACCACCCGACTGCGAAGCTGCGTGAAATGGCCAAGAACGGCCAGAGCTTCTTCGGTTAAGCGCCCAACGACTAGAGCGAGAGAACATTTATGAGCTTGAATCCTAGAGACGTCGTGATTGTCGACTTCGGTCGTACCCCGATGGGCCGCTCCAAGGGCGGCATGCACCGCAATACCCGCGCCGAAGATATGTCGGCGCACCTGATCAGCAAGCTGCTGGAACGCAACGTCAAGGTCGACCCGAACGAAGTCGAAGACGTGATCTGGGGCTGTGTGAACCAGACCCTGGAGCAGGGCTGGAACATCGCCCGCATGGCCTCGCTGATGACCCAGATCCCTCACACTGCGGCCGGCCAGACCGTCAGCCGCCTGTGTGGTTCGTCCATGAGCGCGCTGCACACTGCCGCCCAGGCGATCATGACCGGTAACGGTGACGTGTTCGTCGTCGGTGGTGTCGAGCACATGGGCCACGTGAGCATGATGCACGGTGTCGATCCGAACCCGCACATGTCGCTGTACGCGGCAAAAGCCTCGGGCATGATGGGCCTGACCGCGGAGATGCTCGGCAAAATGCACGGCATCACTCGCGAACAGCAGGACGCCTTCGGCGTGCGTTCCCACCAACTCGCCCACAAGGCGACCGTGGAAGGCAAGTTCAAGGATGAAATCATCCCGATGCAGGGCTACGACGAGAATGGCTTCCTGAAGCTGTTCGACTACGACGAAACCATTCGTCCGGAAACCACCCTGGAAAGCCTGGCGGCCCTCAAGCCGGCATTCAATCCCAAGGGCGGCACCGTGACGGCCGGTACTTCGTCGCAGATCACCGACGGCGCCTCATGCATGATCGTGATGTCGGCCCAGCGTGCCCAGGACCTGGGCATCCAGCCGATGGCCGTGATTCGTTCGATGGCGGTGGCGGGTGTGGACCCGGCAATCATGGGCTATGGTCCAGTGCCAGCGACGCAGAAAGCTTTGAAGCGTGCCGGCCTGAGTATTTCCGATATCGACTTCTTCGAACTCAACGAAGCTTTCGCTGCACAGGCCCTGCCCGTGTTGAAAGATTTGAAAGTGCTCGACAAGATGAACGAGAAGGTTAACCTGCACGGCGGCGCGATCGCCCTGGGTCACCCGTTCGGTTGTTCCGGTGCGCGTATCTCCGGCACCCTGCTCAACGTCATGAAGCAGAATGGCGGCACCTTTGGCGTGTCCACCATGTGCATTGGCCTCGGCCAGGGCATCGCCACTGTCTTCGAACGCGTCTAAGCGTTGCGTTGATGGAAGCCGGGGCCAAGTGCCCCGGTTTTTGTTTTTCCGGGTTTAGTAAAAAAAAGATTTTGTTTTTATTTTGAAAAGATTTCAGTGAGGGCCAAAGCATGCCGATACAACCTGGGCTCTACCAACATTACAAAGGTCCGCAGTACCGCGTATTCAGTATCGCGCGGCATTCCGAGACCGAGGAAGAAGTGGTCTTCTATCAAGCCCTGTATGGCGATTACGGCTTTTGGGTGAGGCCCTTGAGCATGTTCGAGGAGTCCGTCGAGGTTGACGGCGAACAGGTACCACGCTTTGCTTTGGTGCAGGCCGAAGAGAGCCTTTTTTCCAAGCCTTGAGGGCAGGCTGCGGGAAACCCTGCGCTTGACCTCACCTTGTAGCCACTATATATAGCGGTGCCGCGTCAGGCGCCAACCGCCTTTCACTTTTTAGAATTCAGGAATTTTCTGATCCATGGGCAAATCGCTGGTCATTGTGGAATCCCCGGCTAAGGCCAAGACCATCAACAAGTATCTGGGCAACCAATACGTGGTGAAGTCGAGTATCGGCCATATCCGAGACCTGCCCACCAGCGGTTCGGCTAGCGCCAGCAAGGAGCCAGCCGCCAAGCGCGGCAAGGCTGCTGCCGGTGAAGCGCCGGCGCTGTCGCCCAAGGAAAAGGCGCGCAAGCAGTTGGTCTCGCGCATGGGTGTTGATCCGGACCACGGCTGGAAAGCCAAGTACGAGATCCTCCCGGGCAAGGAAAAGGTCATCGAAGAGCTGCGCCGGCTCGCCAAGGATGCTGACACCATCTATCTCGCGACGGACTTGGACCGCGAAGGGGAAGCCATTGCCTGGCACCTGCGCGAAGCCATTGGTGGGGATGACAGCCGCTACAAGCGCGTGGTGTTCAACGAAATCACCAAGAAGGCCATCCAGGAAGCCTTCTCCCAACCGGGCGAGCTGGATATCGATCGGGTCAACGCCCAACAGGCGCGTCGCTTCCTGGACCGCGTGGTGGGCTACATGGTCTCGCCACTGCTGTGGGCCAAGATCGCCCGCGGCCTGTCGGCTGGTCGTGTGCAGTCGGTTGCGGTGAAGTTGGTGGTAGAGCGTGAGCGGGAGATCCGTGCGTTCATCCCTGAAGAGTACTGGGAAGTCCACGCCGACCTCGGCACCGCGAAAGGCGCCACCGTGCGCTTCGACGTGGCCCGGGAGAAAGGCGAAGCCTTCAAGCCGCTCAACGAAGCCCAGGCCATGGCCGCGCTGGAGAAGCTCAAGGCTTCCAGCTACAGCATCGTCAAGCGTGAAGACAAACCGACCAGCAGCAAGCCGTCGGCACCGTTCATCACGTCCACGCTGCAGCAGGCCGCGAGCAACCGCTTGGGCTTTGGCGTGAAGAAAACCATGATGATGGCCCAGCGTCTGTACGAAGCCGGCTACATCACTTATATGCGTACCGACTCGACCAATCTCTCGGTCGATGCCGTGGCGATGGCGCGCACTTATATAGAGAGCGAGTTCGGCAAGAAATACCTGCCGGAGACGCCGAATGTCTACAGCAGCAAGGAAGGCGCACAGGAGGCGCACGAAGCAATTCGTCCGTCCGACGCCAACACCGAGCCAAGCAAGTTGTCGGGCATGGAGCGCGATGCCGAGCGCCTCTACGAGTTGATCTGGCGCCAGTTCCTGGCCTGCCAGATGCTGCCGGCGCAATACCTGTCGACCACCGTCAGCGTCGGTGCTGGCGACTTCGAGCTGCGCGCCAAGGGCCGCATCCTGAAGTTCGACGGCTACACCCGTGTCATGCCGCAGATCACCAAGCCTGGGGACGACGACGTCCTGCCGGACATGGCCCAGGGCGATGTGATGAAGCTGATCAAGCTTGATCCGACCCAGCACTTCACCAAGCCGCCGGCCCGTTATTCGGAAGCCAGCCTGGTCAAGGAAATGGAAAAACGTGGCATCGGTCGTCCTTCGACCTACGCGGCGATCATTTCCACCATCCAGGACCGTGGCTACGTGGCGTTGCACAACCGCCGTTTCTATTCGGAAAAGATGGGTGACATTGTTACCGAGCGTTTGTCCGAGAGCTTCTCGAACCTGATGGACTACGGCTTCACCGCCGGCATGGAAGAGAACCTCGACGATGTGGCCCAGGGCGAACGGGACTGGAAAAACGTTCTCGACGAATTCTACGGCGACTTCAAGAAAAAACTCGAAGTGGCTGAAAGCCCTGACAACGGCATGCGGGCCAACCAACCGGTCATGACCGACATTCCGTGCCTGACCTGCGGTCGTCCGATGCAGATCCGCACGGCATCGACCGGTGTCTTCCTCGGTTGCTCAGGCTACAGCCTGCCACCCAAGGAGCGCTGTAAGGCGACGGTCAACCTGGTGCCGGGCGACGAAATCGCTGCGGACGACGAGGGCGAGTCGGAATCCCTGGTATTGCGTGGCAAGCATCGCTGCCCGATCTGCAGCACGGCGATGGATGCCTACCTGTTGGATGAGAAGCGCAAGCTGCACATCTGCGGTAACAACCCGGACTGCGCCGGCTACGAGATTGAAGAGGGCACCTATCGCATCAAGGGCTACGAAGGTCCGAGCCTGGAATGCGACAAGTGTGGCAGCGAGATGCAGCTCAAGACCGGCCGCTTCGGCAAGTTCTTCGGTTGCACCAACCCGACCTGCAAGAACACCCGCAAACTGCTCAAGAGCGGTGACGCGGCACCGCCGAAAATGGACCCGGTGAAGATGCCGGAACTCAAGTGCGAGAAGGTAAACGACACCTATATCCTGCGTGACGGGGCATCTGGCCTGTTCCTGGCGGCCAGTCAGTTCCCGAAAAACCGCGAGACTCGGGCCCCGTTAGTGATGGAGATCCTGCCGCACAAGAGCGAGATTGATCCGAAGTACCATTTCCTCTGCGAAGCACCGCAGAAAGATCCCGATGGGCGTCCGGCGGTCATTCGCTACAGCCGCAAGACCAAGGAGCAGTACGTGCAGACCGAAGTCGATGGCAAGCCAACCGGCTGGAAGGCGTACTACGACGGCGGTAAATGGACGGTTGAGGATAAGCGCTGATCGCCGGAGCTAATCTGAAGGTAGGGGGGCTCCCTGTGGCGAGGGAGCGTCCCCATAAGCCCCAAGTGAATAAAGGCCGCATGAACACCCAAGGGTTTTCATGCGGCCTTTTTGTTTTTGACTTGCAGTGGCCTCGGTTGATCCACGACACTGTCGCACTTGCGTGAAGCTCTTATTTCGCTGGGGAGAATGCCGCCATGGCCCACGAACTCTACACCCGAACCAATCAGAAAATTTATTTCGCCGGCCTGTCGCTCGAGGCGCTCGCCAGGGCGGAGGATGGCCGCGCAATGAATTCCCCAGCGTTGATCCAGGCAGGGCGCGAATCAGCGCTGTTTCATCTGTACGGTGCGTTGTTGGGGCTGTGCCATGAAATTGCCGGTTTCTATCGTCTGCCACAAGCGAATGCGCCACGGGCTGAGCAGCTGTTGACCCGTGACGTGCTGGATACCATCGCTATTCCTGAGTTGGCTGAGATGGTCGAGCTGGCCCACAACCCGGAAACCTGGTTGGCCAAGCTGCTGGCGGCCCACGCGGCGCTGTTCGAGCCACCAAGGGCTCCTCGCAAACCCAAGGGCGACGTGACCCAGCCGTTGATCGTGGCGGTCAATCTGGATGAGCAAGAACCCGAGCAGGAGCTGAGCCAGGAGGAGCTGGAGAGCTGGCGCCAGAACTTGAAAAGTTTGGCGATCCGCTTTCGTGAAGGTTTGAACGAGTGCTGAATTTTCCTTCAGCCCGTTCTGAACGTTGATAACGCTTGGTCAAGATCCCGAGCGAACCCTGGCCGATGACTATATAATCCTCGCCTTTCGTGGAGAACAGACCTTTATGCCAACGTCCTTTCTAGAAATTGTCGAACTTCCTGATGGCCGCATCGAGCTGCGCAGGGCCGAGGACGAAGGTTCTCTGGTTACCCTGAACTTCTCCGAAGATGCCAAGGTATTCCTTCAAGGTCAGCATGTCGAAGTCGCCAAGGCGATGCTAAGCGTAGGTGTCCAGATGGCAGGTCGCCTGGTTGAAGGTGAATTCAACAAGGAAGAGGGGCCGCGGGTTCTTCATTGATTCCCGTCTGTCGGCTTTTTAAAGATAGTTCTACTGATCGGCTTCTCTGTCCTGAAGAAGCCCTGCGTTTGTCTTAGCCCAATCGAATATTCAGGCTTTGCGCGTCCCCAGTGCGAGCGGCGCTGATCAACTGTTGCCGTGCGGTAGCGGTCAACGGATTGAGCCAACTGACCACTGTATGACTGCGTCCCAGGCGCAAGGCTTCACACGTCAGTTGCTGGGCGCTTTGAGTTCCCCGCGGTTGCAGCAGCAGGATGCGTTCACGGTTCAGGCCGGCGTCCCGCAACCAGGCCTGGGTGACGCTGGCTGGCGGTGCAATCAGGGTCAACCAGCGAGCGTCCTGGTCCTGGCTGAGTTCTCGCAGAATCGGTGCCAGTAGGTTCAGGCAATTCCCGGCCGCACCACGTAACGACAGCTCGCTGAAAGCCTCGGGCTCGACGCCCCAGGGCGACTCGATGACCTCTTTCAGGACTGGAGCCAGCGGTTGGGCCATGAATGCCTCGAACAGCGGAAGTTGTGTGTGCTGTGGTGTGTGTGGGAACTGCATAAAGCCTCCTTTAGCGGCGAATGACGCCGACACTCAAGCCTTCGATGACCAGGTCCTGATCTTTCAGGTTCACTTCGATGGGGGCGAACTCGGGGTTCTCGGCGATCAGCCAGACCTTGCTGCCATCGCGCTTGAAGCGCTTGACGGTCACTTCATCGCCGATTCGCGCCACGACGATCTGGCCATTGCGGGCTTCGCGTGTCGTGTGGACCGCCAGGAGGTCACCGTCGAAGATGCCGATGTCCTTCATGCTCATGCCGTGCACGCGCAGAAGGTAATCAGCTCGTGGGTGGAAGAATGAAGGATTGATGTTGCAGGATTCCTCGACGTGCTGCTGGGCGAGGATCGGCGCGCCTGCTGCTACCCGGCCAATGATCGGCAGGGTGGTTTCGTCGGCCTTGGCTTCGAAGCCTGGAATGCGAATGCCGCGGGATGCGCCCGGCGTCATTTCGATCGCACCCTTGCGGGCCAGCGCCTTGAGGTGTTCTTCAGCCGCGTTGGGCGATTTGAAACCCAGTTCCTGAGCGATTTCCGCACGGGTCGGCGGGTAGCCGTTGTCTTCGAGGCAGCGTTTGATGAAGGCCAGAATCTCTGCTTGGCGTGGCGTCAGCTTTAGCATATTGATCGCTCTGTCTTTTTATACAGTGACTGGGATTATATACAGTGAACGGCGCTTGGCAATCCTCCTTTTTCAACAGCCCGCTGGACGGTCGGTCGGGCCGCTGGAAGCGACATGGCTACAGCCTGTTTAAAGGTGTGGTTAAATACTGACCGGGCGTTCGCAAAACGTCCCGGCAGGCTTGACAATTCCAAGGCTGAAACGTATGTTTCAAACAAGTGTTTGTCAGGCGGAGTAGCCATGGCCCAGTCGGAAACCGTTGAACGCATTCTCGATGCTGCCGAGCAATTGTTCGCGGAGAAAGGTTTCGCCGAAACCTCGTTGCGTCTGATCACCAGCAAGGCTGGGGTCAACCTGGCGGCGGTGAACTATCACTTCGGTTCAAAAAAAGCCCTGATCCAAGCGGTTTTCTCGCGCTTCCTCGGGCCTTTCTGCCTCAGTCTCGATCGCGAGCTGGAACGTCGCCAGGCCAAACCCGACGTCAAGCCAACCCTGGAAGAACTGCTGGAAATGCTGGTCGAGCAAGCGCTTGCCGTGCAGCCACGCAGCGGTAACGACCTTTCCATTTTCATGCGTTTGTTAGGCTTGGCATTCAGCCAGAGCCAGGGCCACCTGCGGCGTTACCTGGAAGACATGTACGGCAAGGTGTTCCGCCGCTACATGCTGCTGGTCAATGAGGCCGCGCCGCGCATCCCGCCGATCGAACTGTTCTGGCGCGTGCACTTCATGCTTGGCGCCGCCGCGTTCAGCATGTCGGGTATCAAGGCGTTGCGAGCCATCGCGGAAACCGATTTCGGTGTGAACACGTCGATCGAGCAGGTGATGCGCCTGATGGTGCCATTCCTGGCGGCCGGCATGCGTGCCGAAAGTGGTGTCACCGATGAGGCGATGGCCGCCGCACAGTTGCGTC includes:
- the fadB gene encoding fatty acid oxidation complex subunit alpha FadB, coding for MIYEGKAITVKALESGIVELKFDLKGESVNKFNRLTLNELRQAVDTIKADASIKGVIVSSGKDVFIVGADITEFVDNFKLPDAELIAGNLEANRIFSDFEDLNVPTVVAINGIALGGGLEMCLAADYRVMSTVAKIGLPEVKLGIYPGFGGTVRLPRLIGADNAIEWIAAGKENRAEDALKIGAVDAVVEPGKLQEAALETLKRAISGEFDYKAKRQPKLDKLKLNAIEQMMAFETAKGFVAGQAGPNYPAPVEAIKTIQKAANFGRDKALEVEAAGFVKLAKTSAAQSLIGLFLNDQELKKKAKAYDEIARDVKQAAVLGAGIMGGGIAYQSASKGTPILMKDINEHGIEQGLAEAAKLLVGRVDKGRMTAAKMAEVLNGIRPTLSYGDFGHVDLVVEAVVENPKVKQAVLAEVEDKVKEDTILASNTSTISISLLAKALKRPENFVGMHFFNPVHMMPLVEVIRGEKSSELAVATTVAYAKKMGKNPIVVNDCPGFLVNRVLFPYFGGFAKLVSAGVDFVRIDKVMEKFGWPMGPAYLMDVVGIDTGHHGRDVMAEGFPDRMKDDRRSAVDVLYEAKRLGQKNGKGFYAYETDKRGKQKKVADSSVLEVLKPIVYEQRDVTDEDIINWMMIPLCLETVRCLEDGIVETAAEADMGLVYGIGFPPFRGGALRYIDSIGVAEFVALADQYADLGALYHPTAKLREMAKNGQSFFG
- the fadA gene encoding acetyl-CoA C-acyltransferase FadA, which translates into the protein MSLNPRDVVIVDFGRTPMGRSKGGMHRNTRAEDMSAHLISKLLERNVKVDPNEVEDVIWGCVNQTLEQGWNIARMASLMTQIPHTAAGQTVSRLCGSSMSALHTAAQAIMTGNGDVFVVGGVEHMGHVSMMHGVDPNPHMSLYAAKASGMMGLTAEMLGKMHGITREQQDAFGVRSHQLAHKATVEGKFKDEIIPMQGYDENGFLKLFDYDETIRPETTLESLAALKPAFNPKGGTVTAGTSSQITDGASCMIVMSAQRAQDLGIQPMAVIRSMAVAGVDPAIMGYGPVPATQKALKRAGLSISDIDFFELNEAFAAQALPVLKDLKVLDKMNEKVNLHGGAIALGHPFGCSGARISGTLLNVMKQNGGTFGVSTMCIGLGQGIATVFERV
- a CDS encoding DUF1653 domain-containing protein; protein product: MPIQPGLYQHYKGPQYRVFSIARHSETEEEVVFYQALYGDYGFWVRPLSMFEESVEVDGEQVPRFALVQAEESLFSKP
- the topA gene encoding type I DNA topoisomerase: MGKSLVIVESPAKAKTINKYLGNQYVVKSSIGHIRDLPTSGSASASKEPAAKRGKAAAGEAPALSPKEKARKQLVSRMGVDPDHGWKAKYEILPGKEKVIEELRRLAKDADTIYLATDLDREGEAIAWHLREAIGGDDSRYKRVVFNEITKKAIQEAFSQPGELDIDRVNAQQARRFLDRVVGYMVSPLLWAKIARGLSAGRVQSVAVKLVVEREREIRAFIPEEYWEVHADLGTAKGATVRFDVAREKGEAFKPLNEAQAMAALEKLKASSYSIVKREDKPTSSKPSAPFITSTLQQAASNRLGFGVKKTMMMAQRLYEAGYITYMRTDSTNLSVDAVAMARTYIESEFGKKYLPETPNVYSSKEGAQEAHEAIRPSDANTEPSKLSGMERDAERLYELIWRQFLACQMLPAQYLSTTVSVGAGDFELRAKGRILKFDGYTRVMPQITKPGDDDVLPDMAQGDVMKLIKLDPTQHFTKPPARYSEASLVKEMEKRGIGRPSTYAAIISTIQDRGYVALHNRRFYSEKMGDIVTERLSESFSNLMDYGFTAGMEENLDDVAQGERDWKNVLDEFYGDFKKKLEVAESPDNGMRANQPVMTDIPCLTCGRPMQIRTASTGVFLGCSGYSLPPKERCKATVNLVPGDEIAADDEGESESLVLRGKHRCPICSTAMDAYLLDEKRKLHICGNNPDCAGYEIEEGTYRIKGYEGPSLECDKCGSEMQLKTGRFGKFFGCTNPTCKNTRKLLKSGDAAPPKMDPVKMPELKCEKVNDTYILRDGASGLFLAASQFPKNRETRAPLVMEILPHKSEIDPKYHFLCEAPQKDPDGRPAVIRYSRKTKEQYVQTEVDGKPTGWKAYYDGGKWTVEDKR
- a CDS encoding DUF6586 family protein, which produces MAHELYTRTNQKIYFAGLSLEALARAEDGRAMNSPALIQAGRESALFHLYGALLGLCHEIAGFYRLPQANAPRAEQLLTRDVLDTIAIPELAEMVELAHNPETWLAKLLAAHAALFEPPRAPRKPKGDVTQPLIVAVNLDEQEPEQELSQEELESWRQNLKSLAIRFREGLNEC
- the sulA gene encoding SOS-induced cell division inhibitor SulA, whose product is MQFPHTPQHTQLPLFEAFMAQPLAPVLKEVIESPWGVEPEAFSELSLRGAAGNCLNLLAPILRELSQDQDARWLTLIAPPASVTQAWLRDAGLNRERILLLQPRGTQSAQQLTCEALRLGRSHTVVSWLNPLTATARQQLISAARTGDAQSLNIRLG
- the lexA gene encoding transcriptional repressor LexA, encoding MLKLTPRQAEILAFIKRCLEDNGYPPTRAEIAQELGFKSPNAAEEHLKALARKGAIEMTPGASRGIRIPGFEAKADETTLPIIGRVAAGAPILAQQHVEESCNINPSFFHPRADYLLRVHGMSMKDIGIFDGDLLAVHTTREARNGQIVVARIGDEVTVKRFKRDGSKVWLIAENPEFAPIEVNLKDQDLVIEGLSVGVIRR
- a CDS encoding TetR/AcrR family transcriptional regulator, which codes for MAQSETVERILDAAEQLFAEKGFAETSLRLITSKAGVNLAAVNYHFGSKKALIQAVFSRFLGPFCLSLDRELERRQAKPDVKPTLEELLEMLVEQALAVQPRSGNDLSIFMRLLGLAFSQSQGHLRRYLEDMYGKVFRRYMLLVNEAAPRIPPIELFWRVHFMLGAAAFSMSGIKALRAIAETDFGVNTSIEQVMRLMVPFLAAGMRAESGVTDEAMAAAQLRPRSKSAPALAKA